The proteins below are encoded in one region of Paenibacillus albus:
- a CDS encoding carbohydrate ABC transporter permease, whose protein sequence is MINQSLSRKVFMICNLVFLIALSLLCVLPILNVLAVSFSSAGAAAAGVVKFWPVDFNIKAYEVVMKEGKFFNALGISTERLILGTVINMILCVLTAYPLSKESSRFPLRTTYAWVFVFTILFSGGLIPWYLAVKQTHLLDTIWALLLPGAVNVFNIILMLNFFRGLPKELEESSLMDGAGHLTTLFRIYIPISLPSLATVTLFTMVGHWNSWFDGLMLMKNPAHYPLATYLQANEIDLNTLRQLNLTDPSTAHMVSNRTGRAAQIFMTALPILLVYPFLQKYFVTGLVLGSVKE, encoded by the coding sequence ATGATAAATCAATCGTTATCCCGAAAAGTTTTCATGATATGCAATCTCGTCTTTTTGATCGCACTTTCCCTTTTGTGCGTGCTGCCCATTCTGAACGTGCTCGCTGTTTCCTTCAGCTCTGCAGGTGCGGCTGCAGCAGGCGTCGTCAAATTCTGGCCCGTTGACTTCAATATTAAAGCCTATGAAGTGGTCATGAAGGAAGGCAAGTTTTTCAACGCTTTGGGCATATCCACCGAGCGCCTTATTCTAGGCACGGTCATCAATATGATCCTGTGTGTCCTTACGGCCTATCCATTATCAAAGGAGAGCAGCCGCTTCCCGCTTCGCACCACCTATGCTTGGGTGTTTGTCTTTACGATCTTGTTTAGCGGCGGCTTGATTCCATGGTACCTGGCAGTCAAGCAAACCCATCTGTTAGACACCATCTGGGCACTGCTTCTCCCTGGCGCTGTGAATGTATTCAACATCATTCTGATGTTGAATTTCTTCCGGGGCTTGCCCAAAGAGCTAGAGGAGTCATCTTTAATGGATGGGGCTGGTCATCTGACAACGCTCTTCCGTATTTACATTCCGATCTCCTTGCCCTCTTTAGCGACGGTAACCTTGTTTACGATGGTTGGGCACTGGAACTCCTGGTTTGATGGGCTCATGCTAATGAAAAATCCGGCTCACTATCCGCTCGCCACTTACCTGCAAGCGAATGAAATTGATCTGAATACGCTAAGGCAGCTTAATCTCACGGATCCTTCCACTGCGCATATGGTATCCAACCGCACCGGACGCGCTGCACAGATCTTTATGACGGCGCTCCCCATTCTGCTCGTTTATCCTTTCTTGCAGAAATACTTCGTCACGGGATTGGTCTTGGGCAGCGTAAAGGAATAA
- a CDS encoding sensor histidine kinase, with the protein MLTSLKRLFYRLNMFSKLLLSFMIVIIPLAVLSLKMNQSGENIVRNELVQSNASNVHFYLSSLETEMNRIIRVEREFTSRDDDFRKFGVIPESMDDYERAQTILRIENKLSILKSSSPYIETVKIYFPKLGRSLLSGSFGGPIPPDELEAISSTMKHSGSPFVYWHDRLFLGMVYPATGPTMSFAIEVELSLPLLREALAQMSQQISSNTILINDREGWTVSDKTLNPMISKQLQFISKTAVDGKLVDQKQITLNNEPYLIYYEHSTDLGLTLVHFVPEQQAMGVLKQYRTWYWTLILFCIIVVILFSYWMYLLIQKPMKGLIKGLRQVGNGNLSIRLEHQYQDEFQNIFNQFNTMADRIQTLIDEVLEQTERSQHAELKQLQSQINPHFLYNSMFILQTLIRQEDLSHAEQLIKHIGSYFRSITRNGEDEITLEKEILHVQAYVNIQAVRFPDIEINWGAFPADVLRMKVPRLILQPIVENAFVHGIEHIEGPGKLSMEAIHGDGILTIRIEDNGDRLDDDMIDKLNERLFSDAKSKETTGVINVHRRLQLKYGKSYGVQLSRGKFGGMQVTLSLPFIEETAITENALSEIAK; encoded by the coding sequence TTGCTTACATCACTGAAGAGGCTTTTCTATCGTCTGAATATGTTTTCTAAACTTCTCCTATCTTTTATGATTGTCATTATTCCTCTTGCCGTACTCAGTCTGAAAATGAATCAGTCAGGCGAAAATATTGTGCGCAACGAGCTTGTTCAGTCTAATGCTTCGAATGTGCATTTCTACCTCTCCTCTCTCGAAACCGAGATGAACCGTATCATACGCGTCGAAAGAGAGTTCACAAGCAGAGATGACGATTTCAGAAAATTCGGTGTCATACCGGAATCCATGGATGATTACGAGCGTGCGCAGACCATACTCAGAATTGAAAATAAATTATCGATCTTAAAAAGCTCAAGCCCATATATTGAAACCGTTAAAATATACTTTCCCAAATTGGGACGCAGCTTACTTTCCGGCAGCTTTGGAGGGCCGATACCACCCGATGAGCTTGAAGCGATTTCCAGCACTATGAAACACTCGGGATCGCCATTTGTTTACTGGCATGATCGGTTGTTCCTTGGCATGGTGTATCCAGCTACCGGACCAACGATGTCATTTGCAATTGAAGTAGAGCTCTCTCTTCCACTTCTCAGAGAAGCACTTGCCCAAATGTCCCAGCAAATTTCCTCCAACACGATTTTGATCAACGATCGCGAGGGTTGGACGGTCAGTGACAAAACGTTGAATCCGATGATAAGCAAGCAACTTCAATTCATCTCTAAAACTGCGGTGGATGGGAAGCTCGTCGACCAGAAGCAAATTACACTGAACAATGAACCCTACTTAATTTATTATGAGCATTCCACAGATCTTGGGCTCACACTCGTTCATTTTGTGCCTGAGCAGCAGGCGATGGGTGTGCTGAAACAGTACCGAACCTGGTATTGGACACTCATTCTCTTCTGCATCATTGTCGTGATCCTCTTCTCCTATTGGATGTACCTGTTAATTCAAAAACCGATGAAAGGTCTCATTAAAGGATTGCGCCAAGTAGGAAATGGGAATCTATCTATCCGCCTAGAGCACCAATATCAAGATGAATTTCAGAACATATTCAACCAATTCAATACTATGGCTGACCGTATTCAGACTTTAATCGATGAAGTGCTCGAACAGACGGAACGCTCGCAGCATGCTGAACTAAAGCAATTACAGTCGCAAATCAACCCGCACTTTCTGTACAACAGCATGTTCATTCTGCAGACGCTGATTAGACAAGAAGATTTGAGCCATGCTGAACAATTAATCAAACACATTGGTAGCTATTTCCGTTCTATTACACGCAACGGCGAGGACGAGATTACGCTAGAGAAAGAAATCCTTCATGTTCAAGCCTACGTGAACATACAAGCTGTTCGTTTTCCCGATATCGAAATTAATTGGGGCGCCTTCCCTGCTGATGTCTTACGAATGAAAGTGCCTCGTTTAATCCTGCAGCCTATTGTCGAGAACGCATTTGTTCATGGGATCGAACATATAGAAGGACCTGGTAAATTGAGTATGGAGGCCATACATGGCGATGGTATTTTGACGATCCGTATAGAAGATAACGGTGATAGGTTAGATGATGACATGATTGATAAGCTAAATGAGCGATTGTTCTCAGATGCGAAGTCAAAGGAAACGACAGGTGTTATTAACGTTCATCGGAGGTTACAGCTTAAATACGGAAAATCTTACGGGGTTCAACTGAGTCGCGGTAAATTCGGTGGAATGCAAGTAACACTCTCCCTTCCGTTTATTGAGGAAACTGCTATTACTGAAAACGCTCTCTCTGAAATCGCCAAATAA
- a CDS encoding response regulator codes for MYTLLIVDNERIIVDGLVAHFTELQESLNIDVYGAYSGKGALQLLEKTKIDIVLSDIQMPGMSGLELHEEMTRLWPRCKFIFLSGHDDFSYVQQAVRGGASNYILKTEGYDVITQAVHRVVEELKEIVKHDSLLTNAKNQLQQSLQLMQKEVMEEILLGEPLALMNLESNLEQLDIKLNSSAPLLLVVGRIDEWRDITAPSERALIKFAIQNIAEEYLSPFLNVHSFSYEPSRLIWLLQVKGDAFMNEADRRAHAVRFVHQTLGDIQQTCKELLKVTLSFAAAGSLVNWKRLSEQFESLKSAFQLGLGIQKETIYLENPNTNVMPDEPVQKQFMLTVNNQIRKLQNLLENGDGEAFIVHLTELLNEADETLPVQEAIRLEIALSLSNMLMSAINRWGLQKEINQTIDLRKLLQLDVQAWKACTAFYYQLAKTVFEIKSDEKMNQEQSIVSQIQSYIDEHLTNDLSLTKIGEAFGHNPYYLSRLYKQITGVGLAEYISEIRLMRAKQLLKESDRKVNDIAKEIGFISEAYFYRFFKKSIGITPQEYRDS; via the coding sequence ATGTACACCTTATTGATCGTCGATAACGAAAGAATTATCGTTGATGGACTAGTTGCCCACTTCACTGAACTCCAAGAAAGCTTGAATATTGATGTCTATGGAGCATATTCTGGGAAAGGTGCTCTTCAACTGTTGGAGAAAACCAAAATCGATATCGTTCTGTCCGATATTCAAATGCCTGGCATGAGCGGGCTTGAGTTACACGAGGAAATGACACGTCTTTGGCCTCGGTGCAAATTCATCTTTCTCTCCGGCCATGATGACTTCTCATATGTGCAGCAGGCCGTGCGCGGTGGTGCGAGCAACTATATTTTAAAAACAGAAGGTTACGATGTCATAACCCAAGCCGTGCATCGCGTAGTGGAAGAGCTGAAGGAGATTGTTAAGCACGACTCGCTATTAACGAACGCGAAGAATCAACTGCAGCAGTCGTTGCAATTGATGCAAAAAGAAGTAATGGAAGAGATTCTGCTTGGAGAACCACTCGCGTTGATGAACCTTGAAAGCAACTTAGAGCAATTGGACATCAAGCTCAACTCCTCCGCCCCGCTGCTTCTCGTTGTTGGCCGGATTGATGAATGGCGGGACATTACGGCTCCCTCTGAGCGAGCTTTAATTAAATTTGCGATACAAAATATTGCTGAAGAGTACCTTTCACCTTTCTTAAATGTCCATTCATTTTCGTACGAGCCTTCTCGATTGATCTGGCTGCTGCAGGTTAAGGGCGATGCGTTTATGAACGAAGCGGACCGCCGGGCGCATGCAGTTCGATTCGTTCACCAGACACTTGGCGATATTCAGCAGACCTGTAAAGAACTATTGAAAGTGACCCTCTCTTTTGCCGCCGCTGGTTCGCTCGTCAATTGGAAGCGCTTATCGGAACAGTTCGAGTCCTTGAAATCAGCCTTTCAACTTGGATTAGGCATACAGAAAGAAACCATTTACCTTGAAAACCCCAATACGAACGTAATGCCTGACGAACCTGTGCAGAAGCAGTTCATGTTAACGGTAAATAACCAAATCCGCAAGCTGCAGAACCTGTTGGAGAATGGCGACGGCGAAGCGTTTATTGTGCACTTGACTGAACTATTGAATGAAGCGGATGAGACGCTCCCTGTTCAAGAGGCAATCCGACTCGAGATCGCGTTGTCCCTCTCCAATATGCTAATGTCGGCTATTAACCGCTGGGGGCTTCAGAAGGAGATTAATCAAACGATTGATCTGAGAAAGTTGCTCCAATTGGACGTTCAAGCTTGGAAGGCCTGCACGGCATTCTATTATCAGCTTGCAAAAACGGTATTTGAAATCAAATCCGACGAAAAGATGAATCAAGAGCAGAGCATCGTTTCGCAGATTCAATCTTACATCGATGAGCATCTGACGAATGATCTCTCGTTAACGAAGATCGGTGAGGCTTTCGGCCATAATCCATACTACTTATCCAGATTATATAAGCAAATTACTGGAGTCGGATTAGCTGAATATATCTCTGAAATCAGGCTCATGAGAGCTAAACAGCTGCTCAAAGAAAGTGATCGCAAGGTGAACGATATTGCCAAAGAAATCGGCTTCATATCAGAAGCATACTTCTATCGTTTTTTCAAAAAATCAATCGGAATTACCCCTCAAGAATATCGGGATTCATAA
- a CDS encoding M28 family peptidase: MLAALLLAGTITVPSVFAEGSSEFTLKEGDPGYYALQTMQYLSSTIGTRVSGSEGEAKAGVFILQEFGKIGLSAQMQPFDYTNEDGQTVHSANVVATLPGKSSRVLYVGAHYDSVDVSKGADDNASGVSVMLEAAKAVLKSDVPYTMKFLAFGSEEAGLVGSNYYVSQLSPEEIGNAVAMINLDSLAVGDHMHIYGNSGTDGFVRELGLDIADRLNLNITTQTGLNPLYPAGTTIDASDHVAFKYAGIPYGYLEATNWELGLKDGYTQTEKDGEIWHTPKDTLDYIATNYPGRIEEHLSSFTRLLTQLLLEMKEPPKGLPFTDISATPWAIHAIESLASKDIVLGDSDNSFHPRQQVTRAEFVAMLARGLGLLDPTATVQFADVSPQAWYFPYIASLAKWKLVQGSGNGTFNPNAPITREQMAVLAANVLEAYEEISKAEDPETALAKYKDRLSIAGYAQSAVALVTEQQIMQGMQGSLFAPREAVTRAEAAVMLQNLLYPQ, encoded by the coding sequence GTGCTTGCAGCACTTCTGCTGGCCGGCACGATCACCGTACCGAGCGTGTTTGCGGAAGGATCCAGCGAATTTACGCTAAAGGAAGGCGATCCCGGTTATTATGCCTTGCAAACCATGCAATATTTAAGCTCTACGATCGGAACCCGGGTTTCCGGCAGCGAGGGTGAAGCCAAAGCGGGAGTGTTCATTCTGCAGGAGTTCGGCAAAATCGGCTTGTCCGCGCAAATGCAACCGTTTGATTACACGAATGAAGACGGTCAAACCGTACATTCTGCGAACGTAGTAGCCACATTGCCAGGGAAATCCTCGCGCGTTCTCTATGTTGGAGCTCATTATGATTCGGTAGACGTCAGCAAAGGCGCCGACGACAACGCATCAGGCGTAAGCGTGATGCTTGAAGCTGCAAAAGCGGTATTGAAATCGGATGTCCCTTACACGATGAAGTTCCTCGCGTTCGGATCGGAGGAAGCCGGGCTAGTCGGCTCCAACTATTACGTATCCCAGCTGTCGCCGGAGGAAATCGGCAACGCCGTTGCTATGATTAATCTGGACAGCTTGGCGGTCGGCGATCACATGCATATTTACGGCAATAGCGGCACCGACGGATTCGTTCGTGAACTTGGACTCGACATTGCCGATCGTCTTAATCTCAACATCACGACGCAAACCGGCCTCAATCCGCTCTATCCCGCAGGGACTACGATCGACGCAAGCGATCACGTCGCTTTCAAATATGCCGGAATTCCTTATGGGTACTTGGAAGCGACTAACTGGGAGCTCGGCTTGAAGGACGGGTACACGCAGACGGAAAAGGACGGCGAGATCTGGCATACGCCGAAAGACACGCTCGATTACATTGCCACTAATTACCCTGGACGCATCGAGGAGCATCTCAGCTCCTTCACACGTCTGCTAACACAGCTGCTTCTCGAAATGAAAGAACCGCCTAAAGGTCTTCCATTCACTGATATCTCTGCTACTCCATGGGCAATCCATGCCATTGAATCGCTTGCTTCCAAAGATATTGTGCTCGGAGACAGCGATAACAGCTTCCACCCTCGCCAGCAAGTCACACGCGCCGAATTCGTCGCGATGCTGGCAAGAGGCTTGGGACTGCTCGATCCGACCGCAACCGTTCAGTTCGCCGATGTCAGTCCCCAAGCTTGGTATTTCCCTTATATCGCTTCATTAGCGAAATGGAAGCTCGTGCAAGGCAGCGGAAACGGCACCTTTAACCCCAATGCGCCGATTACCCGTGAACAGATGGCCGTGTTGGCAGCGAACGTGCTCGAAGCTTACGAAGAGATCAGCAAAGCCGAAGATCCCGAAACCGCTTTGGCGAAATACAAGGACCGCTTAAGCATCGCCGGGTATGCTCAAAGTGCCGTGGCGCTCGTAACGGAGCAGCAAATTATGCAGGGTATGCAAGGCAGCCTCTTCGCGCCTCGCGAAGCCGTCACCCGAGCTGAAGCTGCAGTTATGCTGCAGAATCTTCTATATCCGCAATAA
- the msrA gene encoding peptide-methionine (S)-S-oxide reductase MsrA yields the protein MDNAIQRTELATFAGGCFWCMVQPFDKLPGIHSVVSGYTGGHTINPTYQEVGTETTGHFEAVQITFQPELFPYERLLDIYWQLIDPTDRGGQFGDRGSSYRTAIFTHNEEQRKKAEASKQALQKGKRFKKPIVTEIMPAVQFFPAEDEHQDYYNTHRRSYNLYHDGSGRDEFVERSWNTKKDKDQLRQQLTELQYSVTQNRETEPAFQNTYWNNDREGLYVDVINGDPLFSSRDKYDTGTGWPTFSKPIEEGWIRRESDLSNGQVRTALRSRVSNSHLGHLIQDGNKHQYRVNSASLRFIPVEQLENEGYGRYMPYFA from the coding sequence ATGGATAACGCAATTCAGAGAACCGAGCTCGCAACTTTTGCAGGGGGATGTTTCTGGTGTATGGTGCAGCCGTTCGACAAACTTCCCGGAATTCATTCTGTCGTTTCCGGTTATACAGGTGGTCATACCATTAACCCGACATATCAAGAAGTCGGCACGGAAACGACAGGTCATTTCGAAGCGGTTCAAATTACATTTCAGCCGGAGTTGTTTCCTTACGAGCGACTGCTTGATATCTATTGGCAGCTCATTGATCCCACTGATCGCGGCGGACAATTCGGGGACCGTGGCTCCTCATACCGAACGGCAATATTTACTCATAATGAGGAACAGCGCAAGAAGGCAGAAGCCTCTAAACAAGCGCTGCAGAAGGGTAAACGATTCAAGAAGCCCATTGTGACCGAGATCATGCCCGCGGTGCAATTCTTTCCAGCAGAGGATGAGCATCAGGATTATTACAATACGCATCGAAGATCCTATAATTTGTATCATGACGGCAGCGGACGAGATGAATTCGTCGAACGAAGCTGGAATACGAAGAAAGACAAGGACCAACTGCGTCAGCAATTAACGGAGCTGCAGTATAGCGTTACTCAGAATAGGGAGACAGAGCCTGCATTTCAGAACACCTATTGGAATAACGACCGTGAAGGGCTATATGTCGATGTCATAAACGGCGATCCATTGTTCAGCTCGAGAGACAAGTATGATACGGGAACCGGCTGGCCGACTTTCTCAAAGCCCATCGAAGAGGGTTGGATTCGAAGAGAATCCGATCTGAGCAACGGCCAGGTGCGAACGGCGCTGCGCAGCCGAGTATCCAACTCGCATTTGGGACACTTAATCCAAGATGGCAATAAGCATCAATACCGCGTCAATTCCGCATCCTTACGCTTTATTCCGGTAGAACAATTGGAGAATGAAGGGTACGGGCGCTATATGCCATATTTTGCATAA
- a CDS encoding class I SAM-dependent methyltransferase — protein sequence MLIVCSVLHEIKLTNNSALYDSILQLILNLVNQIADKELLTLGTYDSTKLFNDMLTLTTQLFYERERSLFLHEPLQAASSVLDIGCGNGAYLAAVKQDYPHLSCTGLEKDERIYSYASARTAPGLQFVQSDYREWTPSAGPFDVVIARLVALHLPDFEHFLTWLRTVTHPNSVIIVIDLDDDATAPLPADCLPHFETIFRASRKPLLDRFPKPAFDRLTELTSALGGFRTQLQCYRVLAEDGETKLLMHRYMETVTRIMQKDHLSDERLQELDLWLNQESFSYVAGMFALSFQRI from the coding sequence ATGCTCATTGTATGTTCTGTCTTGCATGAGATCAAGCTCACGAACAATTCGGCATTGTACGACAGCATTCTTCAACTTATACTTAATCTAGTTAATCAAATTGCCGATAAGGAGCTGTTAACGCTGGGCACCTACGATTCTACCAAGTTGTTCAACGATATGCTAACGCTGACCACGCAGCTCTTCTATGAGCGAGAGCGTTCGCTGTTTCTGCATGAGCCGCTTCAAGCGGCTTCGTCCGTACTCGATATCGGCTGTGGAAACGGTGCCTATTTGGCTGCCGTCAAACAGGACTATCCCCACTTGAGCTGCACGGGTCTCGAGAAGGACGAACGCATTTACAGCTACGCCTCGGCAAGAACCGCTCCTGGTCTGCAATTTGTTCAGTCCGATTATCGGGAGTGGACGCCATCGGCCGGGCCGTTCGATGTTGTCATCGCCAGACTTGTTGCCCTGCATCTTCCGGATTTCGAACATTTTCTGACTTGGCTGCGAACGGTCACTCATCCCAATTCCGTCATCATCGTCATCGATTTGGACGACGACGCAACCGCTCCCTTGCCCGCCGACTGCCTGCCACACTTCGAAACGATATTCCGGGCTTCGCGAAAGCCGCTGCTGGATCGCTTCCCGAAGCCCGCCTTCGATCGGCTGACCGAATTAACGTCGGCCCTCGGCGGCTTCCGAACGCAGCTGCAGTGTTATCGGGTTCTGGCTGAAGACGGCGAAACGAAGCTTCTGATGCACCGCTATATGGAAACGGTGACCCGGATCATGCAGAAGGATCACCTGTCAGATGAGAGACTTCAGGAATTAGACCTATGGCTTAACCAGGAGTCCTTCTCTTACGTGGCCGGCATGTTCGCCTTATCGTTTCAACGCATTTAG
- a CDS encoding NHLP leader peptide family RiPP precursor, protein MSEQELQQQIIEKAWSDESFKAKLLADPKAALQEAFNLTLPEDVELVVVEETPSKLALVIPQNPADAAKTDSELSTW, encoded by the coding sequence ATGTCCGAACAAGAATTGCAGCAACAGATTATCGAAAAAGCATGGTCCGACGAATCGTTTAAAGCCAAATTGTTGGCGGACCCGAAAGCAGCGTTGCAAGAAGCCTTCAATCTGACTTTGCCAGAAGACGTGGAACTCGTCGTCGTTGAAGAAACGCCTTCCAAGCTCGCGCTGGTCATCCCTCAAAACCCGGCTGACGCTGCAAAAACGGACAGCGAACTCAGTACTTGGTAA
- a CDS encoding ATP-binding protein, giving the protein MRLNVFIRIFLIIASIFLLVPNPAGASPASADSSISSWKIKWETEANRLATPDQTLRTTGWQDIQASEPAVSKPEHAVSAWIRIKLPEIGNNQGVFFHSIYAQNITVYLGGEEIFHSERKHWFDLNRVLIPLKHYDSGQELLMHLESHTDRLGLGHGINISDYQVLMRSYAKFDLLDIILGSAFVFVAFVMLVCSVFLDRNLLKSWLALCFIILPIGGLLIGYSPFLYTFYGKYGYLYQGLFDLSLYLFLPSLMIFFELLFGTGYQGIVKHFRKILIAYSIFGTIALTINWVSDYEFQHIYFFFSVTVIGMFMLAQFVLILSILVKQLWKRNIDSIILSIGLAVFALVSVSELLRFYASSKTYDLSWWKWGLVAFVLSLIVLLGRRISYQHKLIITYSRDLENYNSQLQRSEKMEIISQLAASVAHEVRNPLQVTRGMLQILEKRHDIPPKSENFYKLAIDELDRASTIITDFLTFAKPQMEQVNELDLADEFKHVEGLIVPLANLQGGRLEMSVPRSLRIMGNSSKLKQALINIIKNSIEAMEGSGVVKIWAYEEREQVVIHIADSGAGMDERILERLGEPYFTNKTKGTGLGLMVTFRIIEVMQGTIKFKSQKGVGTEAMIRFPAARYNETNAEVTI; this is encoded by the coding sequence ATGAGACTAAATGTATTCATCCGAATTTTTTTGATCATAGCGAGTATCTTCCTTCTAGTGCCGAATCCTGCGGGAGCTTCCCCGGCTTCAGCGGATTCTTCGATTTCATCTTGGAAGATCAAATGGGAAACGGAAGCAAATCGGCTTGCAACGCCTGATCAGACGTTGAGAACGACTGGATGGCAGGACATACAGGCTTCGGAGCCGGCAGTATCCAAACCGGAACATGCGGTGTCCGCATGGATTCGGATCAAGCTTCCCGAAATCGGCAATAATCAAGGGGTGTTCTTTCATTCGATTTATGCGCAGAACATCACTGTGTATCTGGGTGGGGAAGAGATCTTTCATTCGGAACGGAAGCATTGGTTCGATCTGAACCGTGTATTAATACCTCTAAAGCATTACGACTCCGGTCAAGAGCTGCTTATGCATCTGGAGAGCCATACCGACAGATTGGGCCTCGGACACGGAATTAACATCTCGGATTATCAGGTTCTCATGCGTTCGTACGCGAAATTCGATTTGCTCGACATTATCTTGGGCAGCGCCTTTGTCTTCGTCGCCTTCGTCATGCTCGTATGTTCGGTTTTTCTCGACCGGAATTTATTGAAGAGCTGGTTAGCGCTTTGCTTTATCATTCTGCCGATTGGCGGGTTATTGATCGGGTACTCGCCGTTCCTATACACCTTCTATGGAAAGTACGGTTATCTGTATCAAGGGTTGTTCGATCTTTCCTTGTACCTGTTCTTGCCTTCTTTAATGATCTTTTTCGAGTTGTTGTTCGGAACCGGCTATCAAGGTATCGTCAAGCATTTCCGTAAGATCCTGATCGCTTATTCCATCTTTGGGACCATAGCACTGACCATCAACTGGGTGTCGGATTACGAGTTTCAGCACATTTACTTTTTCTTCTCGGTTACGGTTATCGGCATGTTCATGCTGGCCCAATTTGTCCTGATCCTCAGCATTCTTGTTAAGCAGCTATGGAAACGCAATATCGATTCGATTATCCTTTCGATCGGATTGGCTGTCTTCGCGCTGGTCAGCGTATCGGAATTATTGAGATTCTACGCGTCTTCTAAGACATACGACCTGTCGTGGTGGAAATGGGGGTTGGTCGCCTTCGTGCTCTCGCTCATCGTGCTGCTCGGGCGCCGAATCTCCTATCAGCATAAATTGATCATTACTTACTCGCGGGACTTGGAAAATTACAACTCCCAGCTGCAGCGTTCAGAGAAAATGGAGATTATCAGCCAACTAGCTGCTTCCGTAGCGCATGAGGTTCGCAATCCGCTTCAAGTTACGCGCGGCATGCTGCAAATCCTTGAGAAACGTCACGACATCCCCCCGAAGTCCGAGAACTTTTACAAGCTTGCCATCGATGAGCTTGACCGGGCTTCGACGATCATTACCGATTTTCTTACCTTTGCGAAGCCGCAGATGGAACAGGTGAACGAATTGGATTTAGCGGACGAATTCAAGCACGTGGAAGGCCTTATCGTTCCACTGGCCAACCTTCAGGGTGGCCGGTTGGAGATGAGCGTGCCTCGTTCGCTGCGAATTATGGGCAATTCCTCGAAGCTGAAGCAGGCATTGATTAACATCATTAAGAATAGTATCGAAGCGATGGAAGGCTCCGGTGTCGTGAAGATTTGGGCATACGAGGAGCGCGAACAGGTTGTCATTCATATTGCGGACAGCGGCGCTGGGATGGATGAGCGCATACTTGAAAGGCTGGGGGAACCGTATTTCACCAACAAAACCAAGGGCACCGGTCTTGGGCTCATGGTAACGTTCAGGATTATCGAGGTCATGCAAGGTACGATCAAATTCAAGAGCCAGAAGGGCGTCGGCACCGAAGCGATGATTCGTTTCCCGGCTGCACGCTATAATGAAACAAACGCGGAGGTCACTATATGA